The following proteins come from a genomic window of Alnus glutinosa chromosome 10, dhAlnGlut1.1, whole genome shotgun sequence:
- the LOC133880100 gene encoding uncharacterized RNA-binding protein C1827.05c, with product MGAKAKKAMKKNLKKASSQLVASARKTEAADFLPLEGGPGRKLHEQKPIEDKATVLYIGRVPHGFYEKEMEGFFTQFGKVKRLRIARNKKTGKSKHFGFIEFESPEVAKIVADCMHNQLLFEHLLQVYLIPPEHVHPKLWRGFNYRYKPVDCVQIERKRQNKERTLKEHTKLVEKIIKRDLKRKTKIEAAGIEYECPEIVGSVQPAPKKIKFDDE from the exons ATGGGGGCCAAGGCAAAGAAAGCTATGAAGAAGAATTTGAAGAAGGCTTCTTCTCAGTTAGTGGCTTCTGCTCGTAAAACCGAAGCTGCTGATTTTTTG CCACTAGAAGGTGGTCCTGGGCGCAAACTTCACGAGCAAAAACCAATTGAGGATAAAGCTACCGTTCTGTACATTGGTCGGGTGCCACATGGGTTCTATGAAAAGGAAATGGAAG GTTTCTTTACACAATTTGGTAAAGTCAAAAGATTAAGAATTGCACGTAATAAAAAG ACAGGAAAGTCAAAGCATTTTGGCTTCATCGAGTTTGAGTCTCCCGAG GTAGCAAAAATTGTAGCTGATTGTATGCATAATCAACTATTGTTCGAGCATCTTTTGCAAGTCTATCTTATTCCTCCAGAGCATGTTCATCCGAAATT ATGGAGGGGTTTTAACTACCGATACAAGCCAGTTGACTGTGTTCAAATTGAGCGTAAGCGGCAAAACAAG GAAAGAACATTAAAAGAGCACACGAAGTTGGTGGAAAAGATTATAAAGCGAGAtctgaaaaggaaaacaaaaatagagGCCGCTGGTATTGAATATGAATGCCCAGAAATT GTGGGTAGCGTCCAGCCTGCTCCAAAGAAGATAAAATTTGATGATGAATAG
- the LOC133880073 gene encoding uncharacterized protein LOC133880073 isoform X2, producing the protein MLGLTSISHPPLSLPIRSTPRPFSASPHKPLSFPSFLSKIPRKPTRFLVLFAENNDGLSEDPKNKEEKKIEQEAESDGDDDPGNDQRPIFSIRWGDLLDPDPDNLLAIGLTGVLAWASVQTLMF; encoded by the coding sequence ATGTTAGGGCTCACTTCTATCTCACACCCACCACTCTCGCTTCCAATTCGTTCAACTCCAAGACCCTTCTCAGCTTCCCCGCACAAACCCCTGAGTTTCCCTTCTTTCCTCTCCAAAAtcccaagaaaacccacaagattTCTGGTATTATTCGCAGAGAACAACGATGGATTGAGCGAAGATCCCAagaataaggaagaaaaaaaaatagaacaagaaGCTGAGTCTGACGGAGACGATGATCCGGGGAATGATCAAAGGCCAATATTCAGTATCAGATGGGGTGATCTGCTAGACCCAGATCCTGACAATCTCCTGGCCATAGGATTGACGGGTGTTCTCGCCTGGGCAAGTGTACAG